Proteins encoded by one window of Chryseobacterium foetidum:
- a CDS encoding Hcp family type VI secretion system effector, whose protein sequence is MALNAYLRLKGKKQGEIKGSVVEKGKENKIRVIAVNHDITSPRDAASGLPTGKVMHKPLIITKELDKSSPFLYNALCTNDSMTEFELQFWTPQKGVTSGVGAEKQHYTIRLTNAGISDIKFRMPNNKNPELVNLTEYEEISFTYQKIDWIWNEGGISAQDDW, encoded by the coding sequence ATGGCACTCAATGCATACCTTAGGCTTAAAGGCAAAAAACAGGGCGAAATAAAAGGCTCTGTAGTTGAAAAAGGAAAAGAAAACAAAATCAGAGTCATTGCCGTAAATCACGACATTACTTCCCCGAGAGATGCAGCAAGCGGACTTCCTACCGGAAAAGTAATGCACAAACCACTTATTATCACTAAAGAATTAGATAAATCCAGTCCATTTCTTTATAATGCACTCTGCACCAATGATTCGATGACCGAGTTTGAGCTTCAGTTCTGGACGCCACAAAAAGGAGTAACTTCAGGAGTCGGAGCCGAAAAACAACATTACACCATCAGGCTTACGAATGCAGGCATTTCGGATATTAAATTCAGAATGCCCAACAACAAAAATCCTGAGCTAGTGAATCTGACCGAATATGAAGAAATATCTTTCACCTATCAGAAAATTGACTGGATCTGGAATGAAGGAGGAATCAGTGCACAGGACGACTGGTAA
- a CDS encoding UDP-glucose dehydrogenase family protein, which translates to MNITIVGTGYVGLVTGTTLAELGNSVYCVDIDENKVEGMKQGIVPIYEPNLEEMFLRNIQSERLFFTTNLKEALDKSEVIYLALPTPPGEDGSADLSYVLKVANDIGEMMTEYKVIVNKSTVPVGTADRVRETISAKTDISFDVVSNPEFLREGFAVEDSMNPARVVVGASSDKAKDIMAQIYQPFTNTGIPIIFMDEKSSELTKYASNSFLAVKITFMNEIANYCEKVGADVDKVRLGMGSDDRIGHRFLFPGIGYGGSCFPKDVKALIKSGKDDGFNFQILEATENVNTSQKVILVSEIEKYFGGNLEGKKIAMWGLAFKANTDDIREASSLDNIKLLLEKGAEIVAYDLIAEENVRKLLGEKISYANTMYDALDGADALFIATEWPEFKNPNFEMMARKMNGKAIFDGRNMFPLEIPEQNGFFYKSIGRKTVLQESGQK; encoded by the coding sequence TTGAATATTACGATAGTAGGAACAGGATATGTAGGATTGGTCACAGGAACCACACTTGCAGAACTGGGAAACTCGGTGTACTGTGTAGATATCGATGAAAATAAAGTAGAAGGCATGAAGCAGGGCATCGTCCCGATCTATGAGCCGAATCTTGAAGAAATGTTCCTGAGAAACATTCAGTCTGAAAGACTGTTTTTCACTACCAATTTAAAGGAAGCTTTGGATAAAAGCGAAGTTATCTACCTTGCCCTTCCTACTCCACCCGGAGAAGACGGCTCTGCAGACCTTTCTTACGTTCTGAAAGTTGCCAATGATATTGGTGAAATGATGACGGAATATAAAGTTATCGTAAATAAAAGCACTGTTCCCGTAGGTACTGCAGACAGAGTAAGAGAAACCATCTCTGCAAAAACAGACATCAGCTTTGACGTAGTATCCAACCCTGAATTTTTGCGTGAAGGTTTTGCCGTAGAAGATTCAATGAATCCTGCCAGAGTGGTTGTTGGAGCGAGCTCTGATAAAGCGAAAGACATTATGGCGCAGATTTATCAGCCATTTACCAACACTGGAATACCGATTATTTTCATGGATGAGAAATCATCTGAGCTTACTAAATATGCCTCCAATTCATTTTTAGCGGTAAAAATTACTTTTATGAATGAAATCGCCAACTACTGCGAAAAAGTAGGTGCCGATGTAGATAAAGTAAGACTTGGCATGGGGAGCGACGACAGAATTGGCCACCGTTTCTTATTCCCGGGCATCGGATATGGCGGAAGCTGTTTCCCTAAAGACGTTAAGGCTCTGATTAAATCAGGGAAAGACGATGGATTTAATTTTCAGATTTTAGAGGCTACCGAGAATGTAAATACTTCACAGAAAGTAATTTTGGTATCTGAAATTGAAAAATACTTCGGGGGTAACCTTGAAGGAAAGAAAATTGCAATGTGGGGACTGGCATTTAAAGCCAATACAGACGACATCAGAGAAGCTTCTTCTTTAGACAATATAAAACTCCTTCTGGAAAAAGGTGCTGAAATCGTTGCTTACGATCTCATCGCCGAAGAAAATGTAAGAAAGCTTTTAGGCGAAAAAATATCGTACGCCAACACCATGTATGATGCATTGGATGGTGCAGACGCATTATTTATCGCTACAGAATGGCCTGAATTTAAAAATCCCAATTTTGAAATGATGGCAAGAAAAATGAATGGGAAAGCGATTTTCGACGGCAGAAACATGTTCCCGCTGGAAATTCCTGAGCAAAATGGTTTCTTCTATAAATCGATAGGGAGGAAAACTGTTTTGCAAGAGTCAGGGCAAAAGTAG
- the infB gene encoding translation initiation factor IF-2, whose translation MPKIRLNKAVKEFNISTSRLVEFLQSKGIEVEANPNAQLEEAAYSALEAEFAKDGEQRKASHEVVITKVPEEKLEIEEKKTPEVIRAKSNRPETKILGKIDLEGKKPEPEAVNPEPQKVEEKVEEPVQPKETPEQKPVPEKQEFKVLDKIDLSQIESKSRPVKKEQPKQEDKKPVEKPAEPVKETPKPVAAKEEVKTEEAKPAEPKPVETASAETKSETPAEPESQKIETVYQKLDGPKIVGEKIDLTQFAPKTGPGAKKKRKRIEKPGGPNQNTGNNQQGGNNQGGQNRPQGQNGPGGNRPPGQGGYQGNRPGGSGQGGQSRPGGPQGNRPPGQGGNRPGGPSQGGGNRFGNNNRPGQRTMPVELTDEQVKNQIKETLEKLTNKGGKSKSAKHRKDKRSYRREQDNLQQEADARDTSLKVTEFITVGELASLMDVSATEVISACFSLGVMVTMNQRLEADTLLLVADEFGYKIEFSDADLEDTEADDEVDTEDTLVSRAPIVTVMGHVDHGKTSLLDYVRKTNVIAGESGGITQHIGAYNVKLENGQRITFLDTPGHEAFTAMRARGAQVTDIAIIVIAADDDVMPQTKEAISHAQAAGVPMIIAINKVDKPNANPDNIRQQLSGMNILVEEWGGNVQAQEISAKMGNNMDLLLEKVLLQAEMLELKANPDRTANGVVIEASLDKGRGYVATMLVQTGTLKVGDYVVAGKNHGKVKALLDERGKNLAEAGPSIPATILGLDGAPTAGDKFRVYADESEGKAIANKREQLQRELSIRTKKHTTLEELGRRIALGEFKELNIILKGDVDGSVEALSDQLQRLSTEEISVKILHSGVGQITESDINLAAASDAIIIGFNVRAGANAKELADREEIEIRTYSIIYKAIDEVKEAMEGMLSPEIQEQVIGNVEIREVFKISKVGTIAGCMVLTGKVTRQSKVRLLRDGIVKFDGELESLKRFKDDVKEVTKGYECGLNLKGYNDIEQNDILEVYEEVAVKKKLK comes from the coding sequence ATGCCAAAAATTAGATTAAATAAAGCGGTAAAGGAATTCAATATTTCAACATCCAGATTAGTAGAGTTTTTACAGTCGAAGGGTATTGAGGTTGAAGCCAATCCTAACGCTCAATTAGAAGAAGCGGCATATTCTGCATTGGAAGCTGAGTTTGCCAAAGACGGCGAACAAAGAAAAGCGTCCCATGAGGTGGTGATTACCAAAGTTCCGGAAGAAAAACTGGAAATTGAGGAAAAGAAAACCCCTGAAGTAATAAGAGCTAAATCAAACCGACCTGAAACTAAAATTTTAGGTAAAATAGATCTGGAAGGTAAAAAGCCAGAGCCGGAAGCTGTTAATCCGGAACCACAGAAAGTGGAAGAAAAGGTAGAAGAACCTGTACAGCCAAAAGAAACTCCTGAGCAGAAACCTGTTCCGGAAAAACAGGAATTTAAGGTTCTTGATAAAATTGATCTTTCACAAATCGAGTCTAAGAGCAGACCCGTTAAAAAAGAACAGCCTAAGCAGGAAGATAAGAAACCAGTTGAAAAACCGGCTGAGCCTGTAAAGGAAACTCCAAAACCTGTTGCAGCAAAAGAAGAGGTGAAAACGGAGGAAGCTAAACCAGCTGAACCAAAACCAGTTGAAACTGCATCCGCGGAAACAAAATCAGAAACTCCTGCTGAACCTGAATCTCAAAAAATCGAAACCGTTTATCAAAAGCTTGACGGACCGAAAATCGTTGGTGAAAAAATTGACTTAACTCAATTTGCACCTAAAACCGGTCCGGGAGCAAAGAAGAAACGTAAGAGAATAGAAAAACCAGGTGGCCCTAACCAAAATACTGGAAACAACCAGCAAGGTGGAAACAACCAGGGTGGTCAAAACCGTCCGCAAGGTCAAAATGGTCCGGGAGGAAACCGTCCTCCAGGTCAGGGTGGCTATCAGGGTAACCGTCCAGGCGGTTCGGGGCAGGGTGGTCAAAGCCGTCCAGGCGGTCCACAGGGTAACCGTCCTCCAGGACAAGGTGGAAACCGTCCAGGCGGTCCGAGTCAGGGTGGCGGAAACCGTTTCGGAAACAACAACAGACCAGGACAAAGAACCATGCCTGTTGAGTTGACAGATGAACAGGTTAAAAACCAAATCAAGGAAACCCTTGAAAAATTAACAAATAAAGGAGGTAAATCTAAATCTGCTAAACACAGAAAAGATAAAAGATCTTACCGTAGAGAACAGGATAATCTTCAGCAGGAAGCGGATGCAAGAGATACTTCATTAAAAGTTACGGAATTTATCACTGTCGGGGAACTGGCAAGTTTGATGGATGTAAGTGCAACTGAAGTAATTTCTGCATGTTTCTCTCTTGGTGTAATGGTGACCATGAATCAGAGATTGGAAGCTGATACCTTATTATTGGTAGCCGACGAATTTGGTTATAAAATTGAATTCTCAGACGCTGATCTTGAAGATACAGAAGCTGACGATGAAGTTGATACTGAAGATACATTAGTTTCTAGAGCTCCAATTGTAACAGTAATGGGTCACGTTGACCACGGTAAAACTTCATTACTGGATTACGTGAGAAAAACCAATGTTATCGCTGGTGAATCCGGAGGTATCACCCAGCATATCGGAGCATACAACGTGAAACTGGAAAATGGTCAGAGAATTACATTCTTAGATACACCGGGTCACGAAGCGTTTACCGCGATGAGAGCGAGAGGTGCACAGGTTACCGATATTGCAATTATCGTAATCGCTGCTGATGATGACGTGATGCCACAAACAAAAGAGGCAATTTCTCACGCACAGGCTGCAGGTGTACCGATGATCATTGCAATCAACAAGGTTGATAAGCCAAATGCAAACCCTGATAACATCCGTCAGCAACTTTCCGGAATGAATATTTTGGTGGAAGAATGGGGTGGAAACGTTCAGGCACAGGAGATTTCAGCTAAAATGGGTAATAATATGGATCTTCTTTTAGAGAAAGTATTGTTACAGGCAGAAATGCTTGAACTGAAAGCCAACCCTGACCGTACAGCAAACGGAGTTGTTATTGAAGCATCTTTGGATAAAGGTAGAGGTTATGTAGCAACAATGTTGGTACAGACCGGAACTTTAAAAGTTGGAGATTATGTTGTAGCAGGTAAAAATCATGGTAAAGTGAAAGCCTTGCTTGATGAAAGAGGGAAAAATCTTGCAGAAGCAGGTCCGTCTATCCCGGCAACAATCTTAGGTCTTGACGGAGCTCCTACAGCAGGTGATAAATTCCGTGTTTATGCCGACGAAAGTGAAGGTAAAGCTATCGCAAATAAGAGAGAACAACTTCAAAGAGAACTGTCCATCAGAACCAAGAAACATACGACACTTGAAGAATTGGGTAGACGTATTGCTTTAGGTGAATTCAAGGAATTGAATATTATCCTTAAAGGTGACGTGGATGGTTCAGTGGAAGCACTTTCTGATCAGTTACAGAGATTATCAACAGAAGAAATCAGCGTAAAAATCCTTCACTCAGGTGTTGGACAGATCACTGAGTCTGATATCAACTTAGCGGCAGCATCTGATGCAATTATCATCGGATTCAACGTAAGAGCCGGTGCTAATGCAAAAGAATTGGCAGACCGTGAAGAAATCGAAATCAGAACATATTCTATTATCTACAAAGCTATCGACGAAGTGAAAGAAGCGATGGAGGGAATGCTTTCTCCGGAAATCCAGGAGCAGGTGATCGGTAATGTAGAAATCAGAGAAGTATTCAAAATCTCCAAAGTAGGAACAATTGCAGGTTGTATGGTTCTTACAGGAAAAGTAACGAGACAGTCTAAAGTAAGATTGCTGAGAGACGGTATCGTGAAATTCGATGGTGAACTTGAAAGTTTAAAACGTTTCAAGGACGACGTAAAAGAAGTTACAAAAGGCTACGAATGTGGATTAAACCTTAAAGGTTACAACGACATCGAGCAAAATGACATTCTTGAAGTTTACGAAGAAGTAGCAGTGAAGAAGAAGCTAAAATAA
- a CDS encoding fibronectin type III domain-containing protein, producing the protein MKHYLLLLCCFVTSLCFGQTIVPYLQNPTPSSMIVNWKTSSNNETTVYYGTSPTNLNVTVTGTTNIFTDTGYSNNYYYHTAKITNLQPNTKYYYKTKTGTSESAVYNFRTLPLPGQAVTANGKIRFLIMGDNQLKNEPRYDSLNLHAYKKIKERFGAGNDPSDNIALTFMVGDQVDVGTLDHYENVHFKKNQKLSPYLPIQTTVGNHETYGTLGMSSYYAHFFIDELSYKNISSGNENYYAQQAGNVLFVSLSSEHTGSAQQIWLQQILAAAATDSTVQWIISLSHRPYQAEQYVGDISTWVRNTAVPMLTASDKYVMHIGAHHHLYHRGQLKNSPNYQIISGGTAWDQYWGMSNEQDFDDVQKTLTDWTYQIIEVDVNTGKMDIESYSIGSIYQQKNSVTVDSFHRYKNQAKPAKPSVTNTFTAPVTLPLTLNGSAFATTTAELLNTTQFLVSKTADFSVIDKEFYRDYENWFGKDGTGNPDVTKNINAGLDITKATIAANSITNGIYYVKVRYRDRNLEWSDWSDVKSFEVTGSVVSNPQLVLNKTEYLQNEAILATYTDGPGNQQDWVGIYKKGQNPSAVTSQGYKYTNGQTSGTANFNTGLATKGQYFAGFFANNGYTEITGRKNFYVGPKVLLQTTADSYPVGGTVVVNYSNGPNLTNDWIGIYKMGQVPGSANPSATWSYVTTASGTKNFTGLPKGYYYATYLLEDGYTQIGEKVFFKVGDIVTDLWINKPVYTLGENITASWTDSPGIIKDWLGIYPQAVQTPNDQFTSYTYFDGITQGSKTITGNVNGVPTTTGNYYMVMFTNDSYTEVSNRVSFEVVGATLGTAETTSKTEKNVILYPNPSKPGQPTFIKSDYPIEKIQLLSAAGQLLYETKNVNDQKFTLVNENLPKGVYFVKVHTRKLFTLKLIVE; encoded by the coding sequence ATGAAACATTATCTACTGCTGCTGTGCTGCTTTGTCACAAGCTTATGCTTTGGGCAGACCATAGTTCCGTATCTTCAAAACCCCACCCCAAGTTCAATGATTGTAAACTGGAAAACGTCTTCCAACAATGAGACGACGGTGTACTACGGAACCTCGCCCACCAACCTCAACGTTACTGTTACCGGAACCACCAATATCTTTACAGATACCGGATACAGCAACAATTATTATTATCACACCGCGAAAATTACCAATCTACAACCCAACACAAAATATTATTACAAAACCAAAACAGGAACTTCTGAATCTGCAGTGTACAATTTCCGTACGCTTCCTTTGCCGGGACAGGCTGTAACTGCCAACGGAAAAATCAGATTTCTGATTATGGGAGACAACCAATTGAAGAACGAGCCGAGATACGATTCTTTAAACCTTCATGCTTACAAGAAAATAAAAGAAAGATTTGGAGCAGGCAATGATCCTTCAGATAATATTGCTCTTACTTTTATGGTTGGGGACCAGGTGGATGTAGGAACGCTTGACCATTATGAGAATGTTCACTTTAAGAAAAACCAAAAGCTTTCGCCTTATCTTCCTATTCAAACAACAGTAGGAAACCATGAAACGTACGGAACGTTGGGAATGAGCTCTTACTATGCTCACTTTTTTATAGATGAACTAAGCTATAAAAATATCAGTTCAGGAAACGAAAACTATTACGCTCAACAGGCAGGAAATGTTCTTTTTGTAAGTTTAAGCTCAGAACACACCGGATCTGCACAACAAATATGGTTACAGCAAATTCTTGCAGCCGCAGCGACTGACAGCACAGTTCAATGGATTATTTCTTTAAGCCACAGACCTTATCAGGCAGAGCAATATGTTGGCGATATTTCTACTTGGGTAAGAAACACAGCAGTTCCGATGCTGACGGCTTCTGATAAATATGTGATGCACATTGGTGCTCACCACCATTTATACCACAGAGGTCAGCTTAAAAATTCGCCAAATTACCAGATTATTTCAGGAGGAACGGCTTGGGATCAATATTGGGGTATGTCTAATGAACAGGACTTTGACGACGTACAGAAAACTCTGACAGACTGGACTTATCAAATTATAGAAGTCGATGTAAACACCGGTAAAATGGATATTGAAAGCTACTCTATCGGAAGCATTTATCAACAGAAAAACAGTGTGACGGTAGACAGTTTCCACAGGTACAAAAATCAGGCTAAGCCGGCTAAACCGTCTGTCACAAACACTTTTACAGCTCCGGTTACTTTGCCTTTAACTTTAAACGGAAGTGCATTTGCCACAACCACAGCAGAACTTTTGAATACGACCCAGTTTCTTGTGAGCAAAACAGCTGATTTCTCTGTGATTGACAAAGAATTTTACCGCGACTACGAAAACTGGTTTGGGAAAGACGGCACCGGAAATCCTGATGTAACGAAAAACATCAACGCAGGACTGGATATCACCAAAGCAACCATTGCTGCCAACTCGATTACCAACGGTATTTACTATGTAAAAGTAAGATACAGAGACAGAAATCTTGAATGGAGCGACTGGAGTGACGTAAAATCTTTTGAGGTGACAGGAAGTGTGGTTTCTAATCCTCAATTGGTTTTAAACAAAACTGAATATTTACAAAACGAAGCGATTCTGGCAACCTATACAGACGGCCCCGGAAATCAGCAGGACTGGGTAGGAATTTACAAAAAAGGACAAAATCCATCCGCAGTAACATCTCAGGGATATAAATACACGAACGGACAAACATCCGGTACAGCCAATTTCAATACAGGTCTTGCTACCAAAGGACAGTATTTCGCAGGTTTCTTTGCCAATAATGGTTATACCGAAATTACAGGAAGAAAAAATTTCTACGTAGGCCCCAAAGTACTCCTTCAAACCACAGCAGATTCTTATCCTGTAGGCGGAACGGTGGTTGTGAACTATTCCAACGGGCCGAATTTGACGAATGACTGGATAGGAATCTACAAAATGGGACAGGTGCCCGGATCAGCCAACCCATCAGCTACCTGGAGCTATGTAACCACTGCTTCAGGAACCAAAAATTTCACAGGATTGCCAAAAGGATATTACTACGCAACTTATCTTTTAGAGGACGGCTACACGCAAATTGGAGAGAAAGTATTCTTTAAAGTAGGAGACATTGTTACCGATCTTTGGATCAACAAACCGGTTTATACTTTAGGAGAAAACATCACCGCTTCATGGACGGATTCTCCGGGAATCATCAAAGACTGGCTGGGAATTTACCCTCAGGCTGTGCAGACTCCGAATGACCAGTTTACTTCCTATACGTATTTTGACGGAATCACGCAGGGCAGTAAAACCATTACCGGAAATGTGAACGGAGTACCGACAACGACCGGAAATTATTATATGGTCATGTTCACAAATGATTCCTACACGGAAGTTTCAAACAGAGTTTCGTTTGAAGTAGTTGGAGCAACACTGGGAACAGCCGAAACCACCAGCAAAACAGAAAAAAATGTGATTTTGTATCCTAATCCTTCAAAGCCAGGGCAGCCAACCTTTATTAAGAGCGATTATCCTATCGAGAAAATTCAGCTTTTATCGGCAGCAGGACAACTTTTGTATGAAACGAAAAATGTAAATGATCAGAAATTTACTTTGGTGAATGAAAATTTACCAAAAGGTGTATATTTCGTGAAAGTTCATACCAGAAAATTATTTACTTTAAAACTGATTGTTGAATAG
- the nusA gene encoding transcription termination factor NusA, with protein sequence MDNIALIESFGDFKDEKGISKIDLMAIIEDALKTLLRKRYDSDDHFDVIVNPDKGDFQIFLNKTIVEDEMSEDDDLEIEISEAKKIDPTFEVGEDFTMEIPVAQLGRRNILTLKQILATKLQEHNNAMLYEQFRDRIGEIVIGEIHHIRHKHVILLDDEENEFILPKENQIPSDFFKKGESIRAIVESVDFKGSKPQIIISRTAPKFLEKLLELEIPEIQDGTIMLKKVVRIPGEKAKIAVDAYDDRIDPVGACVGVKGSRIHGVVRELRNENIDVIQWAKNPELLVKRALGNVIINKIDINEETNYALVYTPVEEISKVIGKQGQNIRLASWLSGFEIDVYREASEDDDVELKEFDDDIEAWVLEEFRKVGLTTAKSVLDKDTSTLLNMVDLEEETIEDVKRILKEEFEE encoded by the coding sequence ATGGATAATATAGCGTTGATTGAATCATTTGGTGATTTTAAAGACGAAAAAGGGATCAGTAAAATTGATCTGATGGCAATTATTGAGGATGCTCTGAAGACTCTTTTGAGAAAAAGATATGATTCTGATGACCATTTTGATGTGATTGTAAATCCTGATAAAGGAGATTTTCAGATTTTCTTAAATAAAACAATCGTGGAAGACGAAATGTCTGAAGACGATGATCTTGAAATTGAAATTTCTGAAGCCAAGAAAATTGACCCAACTTTCGAAGTAGGTGAAGATTTTACAATGGAAATTCCTGTGGCTCAGCTGGGAAGAAGAAATATTCTTACATTGAAGCAGATTTTGGCAACAAAACTGCAGGAGCACAACAACGCAATGTTGTATGAGCAGTTCAGAGACCGTATCGGCGAGATTGTGATTGGAGAAATTCACCACATCCGTCACAAGCACGTTATTCTTCTGGACGATGAGGAAAATGAATTTATCCTTCCAAAGGAAAATCAGATTCCTTCAGATTTCTTCAAAAAAGGAGAAAGCATCAGAGCTATTGTTGAAAGTGTTGATTTTAAAGGTTCTAAGCCTCAGATCATCATTTCAAGAACAGCACCGAAGTTTTTGGAGAAATTACTCGAGCTTGAAATTCCAGAAATCCAGGATGGAACGATCATGCTGAAAAAAGTAGTGAGAATTCCTGGTGAGAAAGCAAAAATCGCCGTAGATGCCTACGACGACAGAATAGATCCAGTAGGAGCGTGTGTTGGTGTGAAAGGTTCCAGAATTCATGGAGTTGTAAGGGAACTGAGAAACGAAAACATCGACGTTATCCAATGGGCAAAAAATCCTGAGCTTTTGGTAAAAAGAGCGCTTGGGAATGTGATTATCAATAAAATTGACATCAACGAAGAAACCAATTATGCATTGGTTTATACACCAGTGGAAGAAATTTCCAAGGTGATTGGTAAGCAGGGACAAAACATCAGATTAGCTTCTTGGCTGAGTGGCTTCGAAATTGATGTGTACAGAGAAGCCAGTGAAGATGATGACGTAGAATTGAAAGAATTTGATGACGATATCGAAGCATGGGTATTGGAAGAATTCAGGAAGGTGGGTCTTACCACAGCAAAATCGGTATTGGATAAAGATACATCGACTTTACTGAACATGGTAGATCTTGAAGAGGAGACAATTGAGGATGTGAAGAGAATTCTGAAAGAAGAATTTGAGGAATGA
- the rimP gene encoding ribosome assembly cofactor RimP, which translates to MEFRKKIEDLLNEFLATREDLFLIDLKISTGDDITVILDGDNGVSVQDCLDASRAIEFNMDREEHDFSLQVMSAGLSEPLVTPRQFQKNIGREIEVMFENSEKIEGELAKVDEEKITLILRYRKPKEVGKGKVDAVEEKEILYTEIKKALVVIKF; encoded by the coding sequence ATGGAGTTTAGAAAAAAAATTGAAGACTTATTAAATGAATTTCTCGCAACAAGAGAAGATCTTTTTTTAATAGATTTAAAAATCTCAACAGGAGACGATATCACGGTAATCCTGGATGGAGACAACGGAGTTTCGGTGCAGGACTGTCTGGATGCAAGCCGCGCGATTGAATTTAATATGGATCGTGAAGAGCATGATTTCAGCCTTCAGGTAATGTCTGCGGGATTAAGCGAGCCTTTGGTAACGCCGAGACAGTTTCAGAAAAACATCGGAAGGGAAATTGAAGTGATGTTTGAAAATTCTGAAAAAATTGAAGGGGAACTTGCAAAAGTGGATGAGGAAAAAATTACACTAATTCTTCGTTACAGAAAACCGAAAGAAGTAGGTAAAGGCAAAGTGGATGCAGTGGAAGAAAAAGAAATTCTTTACACTGAAATCAAAAAAGCTTTGGTAGTAATTAAATTTTAA